From Candidatus Manganitrophus morganii, the proteins below share one genomic window:
- a CDS encoding ABC transporter ATP-binding protein/permease, giving the protein MRKKRSSNFNRIVLNQLGEVKGNLFVASVCMICYTLTELLSPWPLKIIFDYILLGEPLPSSLSFLKGIFQRGEIFSLVVLSLSIFLIAICKGLFSYLQIYMTSRIGYQVVDILRRELFGHLQRLSLSFHNRTRSGELLTKVTSDTNILKDVFAGSVLTFTAHLLSIIGMFGIMLAMSWKLTLIVLATLPILSYALFYLYGKIKASAQTQRRMEGKVASRLNEILTSVSLVQAFGREKYEKERFETESAETFEESIRTARMEAATTRTVEIVSAVGVCAVVFFGSFQALQGRMTPGEVLVFIAYLNNMYKPIRNLARLSTKFVRAKVSAERISEILEIEPEIQDPPDAVEASGLKGEIVFKEVSFDYGEGKDVLKKVSFSILPGQKVALVGASGAGKSTIVNLLLRLYDPQGGVILIDGVDIKQYRRESLRREIGIVLQDSILFGATVKENISYGKPEATKEEIEAAARRAHAHNFITRLPEGYDTVLGERGSTLSGGQRQRISLARAIIKQPSILVLDEPTSAVDAESANLIQDALSDFQKGRTILVIVHQFSAIKHFDQIFVLKNGEVVERGTHDALLERKGHYHQLFEFQLR; this is encoded by the coding sequence ATGAGAAAAAAAAGATCATCCAATTTCAACCGGATCGTGCTGAATCAACTGGGCGAGGTCAAGGGAAACCTTTTCGTCGCCTCTGTTTGCATGATCTGCTATACGCTGACCGAGCTCCTTTCTCCCTGGCCTTTAAAAATCATCTTCGACTACATTCTGTTGGGTGAACCTCTTCCTTCGTCTCTTTCCTTTTTAAAAGGAATTTTCCAGCGCGGAGAGATTTTCTCCTTGGTCGTCCTTTCTCTTTCGATTTTTCTGATTGCGATTTGTAAAGGTCTCTTTTCTTATCTCCAGATTTATATGACGTCACGCATCGGCTATCAGGTGGTCGACATCCTCCGGAGGGAGCTTTTCGGCCATCTCCAGCGGCTCTCCCTCTCCTTTCACAATCGGACCCGGTCGGGCGAGCTTTTAACGAAGGTGACCAGCGACACCAACATCTTGAAGGATGTTTTCGCAGGATCGGTGCTGACCTTTACCGCCCATCTTCTCAGCATCATCGGAATGTTCGGCATCATGCTTGCCATGAGCTGGAAATTAACGCTGATCGTCCTGGCGACCCTTCCGATTTTATCGTATGCCCTCTTTTATCTTTACGGAAAGATCAAAGCGTCGGCCCAGACGCAACGGCGAATGGAGGGAAAAGTCGCCTCCCGGCTCAATGAGATCTTGACATCGGTCTCTCTGGTCCAGGCCTTCGGCAGGGAAAAATATGAGAAGGAGCGGTTCGAGACGGAGAGCGCCGAAACGTTCGAAGAGAGCATCCGGACCGCGAGGATGGAGGCGGCCACCACCCGGACCGTCGAGATCGTCAGCGCGGTCGGCGTCTGCGCCGTGGTTTTCTTCGGCTCCTTTCAGGCCCTCCAAGGCCGGATGACCCCCGGTGAGGTGTTGGTCTTCATCGCTTATTTGAACAACATGTACAAACCGATCCGGAATCTCGCCCGACTTTCAACCAAATTTGTCAGAGCGAAGGTCAGCGCGGAGCGGATTTCTGAAATATTGGAAATCGAGCCGGAGATTCAGGACCCTCCGGATGCCGTCGAAGCATCCGGTCTGAAGGGAGAGATTGTCTTTAAAGAGGTCTCATTCGATTACGGAGAGGGAAAAGATGTTTTGAAGAAGGTTTCTTTTTCAATCCTTCCAGGTCAGAAGGTCGCGCTGGTCGGCGCCTCCGGGGCCGGCAAGTCGACCATCGTCAACCTCCTTCTTCGTCTTTATGATCCCCAAGGAGGCGTTATTTTGATCGACGGGGTCGATATCAAGCAGTATCGCCGGGAATCTCTTCGTCGCGAGATCGGGATTGTCCTTCAGGATTCGATTCTGTTCGGCGCGACGGTGAAAGAGAACATCTCTTACGGCAAGCCGGAGGCGACGAAAGAGGAGATCGAAGCCGCGGCGCGGCGGGCCCATGCGCACAACTTCATCACTCGTCTTCCCGAGGGATACGACACGGTCCTGGGGGAGCGGGGGAGCACCCTTTCAGGGGGACAGCGCCAGCGGATCTCTCTCGCCCGCGCCATCATCAAGCAGCCGTCGATTCTGGTCCTCGACGAGCCGACCTCCGCGGTCGACGCCGAATCGGCGAATCTGATCCAAGACGCCCTCAGCGATTTCCAAAAGGGACGGACGATCCTGGTGATCGTTCACCAATTTTCGGCCATCAAACATTTCGACCAGATCTTCGTGCTGAAGAACGGCGAAGTGGTTGAACGGGGAACCCACGATGCGCTCTTGGAACGGAAGGGGCATTATCATCAGCTCTTCGAGTTTCAGCTCCGTTAG
- a CDS encoding alginate export family protein: protein MIRILFVLIVLLVHRSPSFALENGREVLQEGRAAPNGKNEVPPVIDPDASPALSFEITPRFSVGAKLGMNFQRRVDRDLNDAREDDRTDTEASLDLAAQLILTRDLLFFVDLDFSDERLFRDGEGGTERETKGEFDRLYLLWERFLFPSLDLQVGRQRFNDAREWLYDEELDAVRLFYTKDPFDLEISVGTNLLDPKEPEEKIRNYVLYGTYQFGRKEKISIYGIAQRDPTEGERNPNFVGLLWRGKAIKDQKYWLEIASLSGREGSTRLSGYAFDFAWTSRFDSPLEPSFTIGYAFGTGDSDTEDGVDRNFRQTGLQDNEAKFNGVRKFKYYGELFDPELSNMRIRTLGFGIIPFEKFSFDLVYHSYSLVYSGVELRDSGIREEPSGRSKGLGQEVDLIVGFKMTPQTLLEISTAAFVPGKAFPGAGNAYSGEVTIRVSF from the coding sequence TTGATACGCATTCTGTTTGTTTTGATCGTTCTTCTGGTCCATCGTTCGCCTTCGTTCGCTTTGGAGAACGGCCGGGAGGTTTTACAGGAGGGGAGGGCGGCTCCCAATGGGAAAAACGAGGTTCCTCCCGTGATCGATCCGGACGCCTCTCCCGCCCTGAGTTTTGAGATCACGCCGAGGTTCTCGGTGGGGGCAAAGCTTGGAATGAATTTTCAGAGGCGGGTCGATCGGGATCTCAATGATGCGAGAGAAGACGACCGGACCGACACGGAAGCTTCGTTGGATCTGGCGGCGCAACTCATTCTGACCCGAGACCTTCTCTTTTTTGTCGATCTCGATTTCTCCGATGAACGTCTCTTTCGAGACGGCGAGGGGGGAACGGAAAGAGAAACAAAGGGCGAGTTCGATCGTCTGTATCTTCTCTGGGAGCGCTTTCTCTTTCCTTCTCTGGACCTTCAGGTGGGGCGCCAGCGGTTTAACGATGCGCGCGAATGGCTCTACGACGAAGAGCTCGACGCCGTCCGCCTCTTTTATACCAAAGATCCTTTTGATCTGGAGATCTCCGTGGGCACAAACCTCCTCGATCCCAAGGAGCCGGAAGAGAAGATCCGAAACTATGTTTTATATGGGACGTATCAGTTCGGCCGGAAGGAGAAGATTTCGATTTATGGCATCGCCCAACGGGATCCGACCGAGGGGGAGAGGAACCCGAATTTTGTCGGCCTGTTGTGGCGGGGAAAGGCGATCAAGGATCAAAAATACTGGCTGGAGATTGCCTCCCTGTCTGGACGCGAAGGTTCGACGAGGCTCAGCGGGTATGCATTTGATTTCGCTTGGACCTCGCGGTTTGATTCTCCCCTTGAGCCTTCTTTTACAATCGGCTACGCGTTCGGCACCGGCGACTCCGATACGGAAGATGGCGTTGATCGGAATTTCCGGCAGACGGGGCTTCAGGACAACGAAGCAAAATTCAACGGCGTCCGGAAGTTCAAGTATTATGGCGAATTATTCGATCCGGAGCTGAGCAACATGAGGATACGCACCCTCGGATTCGGAATCATTCCTTTTGAAAAGTTCTCATTCGATCTTGTTTATCATTCTTATTCGCTCGTTTACTCCGGCGTGGAGTTAAGGGATTCGGGCATCCGGGAGGAGCCGTCCGGGAGATCGAAAGGTCTTGGTCAAGAAGTCGATCTGATCGTCGGGTTCAAGATGACGCCGCAGACGCTGCTGGAGATCTCGACCGCTGCTTTCGTGCCGGGTAAAGCGTTTCCCGGCGCAGGCAATGCTTATTCCGGAGAGGTGACAATCCGCGTTTCGTTCTAG
- the cobD gene encoding threonine-phosphate decarboxylase CobD: MDTGHGGNLAAVCDLYGWPPEEILDFSASINPFGPPKKAWSAFRESFSQITTYPDPECRRLRRRIGALLSVPTDRILIGNGSTELIFLIPRALSPRVIFIFSPTYQDYEAAAQAARCRMQFSHLPLLPTVDHFNSALSHVQSRIDLVFLCNPNNPTGSGLSAEAVTWLVKRHPSILFVIDEAYADFVDEEKTSLLKRPLPKNVIVLRSFTKIFSIPGLRLGFAVGSEKIIGKLRRFQEPWSVNGTALSVGESLLGEKAFVEQSRIHLQRAKKSLFEGLSRIKGLEPIPSETNFLLVRRTDRRSVEPLRRSLVREKVLIRSCGNFRGLGRSYFRVAVKREAENRKLIALLKERMP, encoded by the coding sequence ATGGACACCGGTCATGGCGGCAATCTCGCCGCGGTCTGCGATTTGTACGGATGGCCGCCCGAGGAAATTCTCGATTTCAGCGCCAGCATCAATCCCTTCGGGCCTCCGAAGAAGGCCTGGAGCGCTTTTCGAGAATCGTTTAGTCAGATCACCACCTATCCTGATCCGGAGTGCAGAAGGCTGCGCCGTCGGATCGGTGCGCTTCTCTCGGTGCCGACAGACCGGATCTTGATCGGGAACGGCTCGACCGAGCTCATCTTTTTAATTCCAAGAGCACTCTCGCCTCGCGTTATCTTTATTTTCTCTCCGACCTATCAGGATTACGAAGCGGCGGCCCAAGCCGCACGCTGCCGGATGCAATTTTCGCATCTGCCCCTGTTACCGACGGTCGATCATTTCAATTCAGCGCTCTCGCATGTTCAATCCAGAATCGACCTCGTTTTCTTGTGCAACCCGAACAATCCCACTGGAAGCGGTCTCTCCGCGGAGGCCGTGACATGGCTGGTCAAGCGGCATCCTTCGATTCTTTTTGTCATCGATGAGGCCTACGCCGACTTCGTCGATGAAGAGAAGACTTCACTTCTAAAGCGGCCGCTTCCGAAAAATGTAATTGTCCTTCGTTCCTTTACCAAAATCTTCAGCATCCCCGGCTTAAGACTTGGATTCGCAGTTGGTTCTGAAAAGATCATCGGGAAACTCCGCCGCTTTCAGGAGCCGTGGAGCGTGAACGGGACGGCCTTAAGCGTGGGAGAGTCGTTGCTCGGCGAGAAGGCCTTTGTCGAACAGAGCCGGATTCATCTTCAGAGGGCGAAGAAATCGCTCTTTGAGGGGTTAAGCCGGATCAAGGGCCTGGAGCCGATCCCTTCGGAAACAAATTTCCTCCTGGTCCGGCGGACCGACCGACGAAGCGTCGAGCCGCTGAGGCGGTCGTTGGTCCGGGAAAAAGTGTTGATTCGGAGCTGCGGCAACTTTCGCGGACTCGGCCGGTCGTATTTCAGGGTGGCCGTGAAGAGAGAAGCCGAGAACCGGAAGCTGATCGCGCTTCTGAAGGAGCGGATGCCGTGA
- a CDS encoding cobyric acid synthase yields the protein MTKRQPRALMVQGTGSNVGKSILTTALCRIFLEDGFRVAPFKAQNMALNAYATRDGLEMSRAQALQAAACRLDPDVRMNPILIKPTTERASQLVVMGKAMPLMTWSEYNELKPTLRPVVQEAYRSLAEGFDLIVLEGAGSPAEINLMAHDIVNMAAAEMADASVLLVGDIDAGGVFASLAGTVALLPPHQAARIKGFVLNKFRGDRAILAPGLDQIREITGRPVVGVVPYLEKLLLPEEDSVDFKSGRMPRFKKKGAAEVLCRIAVIDLPKVSNFTDLDPFCVEPDVEMSILRPGDPLEKDGRLPDVVILPGSKNVAEDLHLLRQHHFDRALREFVSGGGEVVGLCGGLQMLGERIEDPHRIEGDRSSVPGFGFLPIKTILEREKVLRPVAARHLVSGLDVRGFEIHHGRTEAAACHPAFVQTSNGIEERTAFRSSIQLGWMNETGQVWGTYLHGVFDDDPFRRWFIDRIREKKGLPPLKKIQAIYDIEAMIQRLAEVVRKELDMPAVYDLLGMVGGGNGNHRMAGL from the coding sequence ATGACAAAAAGACAACCCCGCGCGCTGATGGTTCAGGGGACCGGGTCGAACGTCGGGAAGAGCATTCTGACGACGGCGCTCTGCCGGATTTTTCTGGAAGATGGTTTCCGGGTGGCGCCATTCAAGGCGCAGAACATGGCGCTCAACGCCTATGCGACGCGCGACGGCCTGGAGATGAGCCGCGCCCAGGCGCTGCAGGCGGCGGCCTGCCGGCTCGACCCGGATGTCCGAATGAACCCGATTCTGATCAAGCCGACGACCGAGCGCGCCTCTCAGCTGGTGGTAATGGGAAAGGCGATGCCGCTGATGACCTGGAGCGAGTATAACGAATTAAAGCCGACGCTCCGGCCGGTGGTTCAGGAGGCGTACCGCTCGCTCGCGGAGGGGTTCGATCTGATCGTTCTGGAAGGGGCGGGGAGTCCGGCGGAGATCAACCTGATGGCGCACGACATCGTCAACATGGCCGCGGCGGAGATGGCCGACGCCTCCGTCCTCTTGGTCGGCGACATCGATGCCGGCGGGGTCTTCGCCTCTCTGGCCGGAACGGTGGCGCTTCTGCCTCCCCATCAGGCGGCGCGGATCAAGGGTTTTGTCCTCAACAAGTTTCGAGGGGATCGCGCGATCCTGGCCCCCGGCTTAGATCAGATTCGAGAGATCACCGGCAGGCCGGTCGTGGGAGTGGTTCCCTATCTTGAGAAGCTTCTCCTTCCGGAAGAAGATTCGGTTGACTTCAAGAGCGGCCGGATGCCCCGATTCAAAAAAAAGGGGGCGGCGGAGGTCTTATGCCGGATCGCCGTGATCGATCTGCCGAAGGTGAGCAACTTCACCGACCTCGATCCCTTTTGTGTGGAACCGGATGTCGAGATGTCGATCCTTCGTCCGGGAGATCCGCTGGAGAAGGACGGACGGCTCCCTGATGTCGTGATTCTTCCCGGATCGAAGAATGTCGCCGAGGACCTGCATCTCCTGCGGCAACATCACTTCGATCGGGCGCTCCGGGAATTTGTCTCCGGAGGGGGAGAGGTGGTCGGCCTCTGCGGGGGCCTTCAGATGTTGGGAGAGCGGATCGAAGACCCGCATCGGATCGAGGGGGACCGATCGTCGGTCCCTGGGTTTGGTTTTCTCCCAATAAAAACCATCTTGGAGCGGGAGAAGGTTCTGCGGCCGGTTGCGGCCCGTCACCTCGTCAGCGGTTTGGACGTGCGCGGCTTCGAGATCCATCATGGCCGGACCGAGGCGGCCGCCTGCCATCCCGCGTTTGTGCAGACCTCCAATGGCATTGAAGAAAGGACCGCCTTCCGGAGTTCCATCCAACTGGGATGGATGAATGAAACGGGCCAGGTCTGGGGAACCTATCTTCACGGCGTCTTCGACGACGATCCCTTCCGTCGCTGGTTCATCGACCGGATAAGGGAGAAGAAGGGCCTGCCCCCGCTGAAGAAGATTCAGGCGATCTACGATATCGAAGCGATGATTCAGCGGCTCGCGGAGGTCGTCCGGAAGGAGCTCGATATGCCGGCTGTCTATGACCTGCTGGGAATGGTTGGAGGTGGCAACGGAAACCATCGAATGGCGGGTCTCTGA
- the cbiB gene encoding adenosylcobinamide-phosphate synthase CbiB has translation MEVIGAVALALLLDLLLGDPRWMPHPVRGMGRLIEAGEQTLRRRFPGHERLAGVFLAASMVLGVYAFGRGLSSASEQIDPALGVVVQALLIYFSLAPRDLAVHALRVRRELRGGNLEGAKTKVSMMVGRDVAQLDEKGVIRATVESVAENTVDGVTAPLFFAFLGGGPAAIAYRAANTLDSMVGYRHAPYTEIGWASARFDDLLNLLPARLTAAVMPLAGIFLGGSILRGYRALLRDGRKHDSPNSGLPEAAMAGLLGVRLGGPHWYRERHYPSPWIGFDRRPIAPGDIVKAIGVMAITTLILFLLFSWMRWTVAG, from the coding sequence GTGGAGGTCATCGGCGCAGTCGCGTTGGCGCTGCTTCTCGATCTCTTGCTGGGCGATCCGCGTTGGATGCCGCATCCGGTCCGGGGGATGGGGAGACTGATCGAGGCGGGGGAACAGACTCTGAGAAGGCGCTTCCCGGGTCATGAAAGGCTCGCCGGGGTCTTTCTTGCCGCGTCGATGGTCCTGGGGGTGTATGCGTTCGGCCGCGGATTGTCTTCCGCATCGGAGCAGATCGATCCGGCGCTGGGGGTCGTCGTGCAGGCGCTCTTGATCTATTTTTCTCTGGCGCCGCGGGATCTCGCCGTGCATGCGCTCCGGGTGCGGCGGGAACTGAGGGGGGGAAATCTGGAGGGGGCGAAGACAAAGGTGTCGATGATGGTGGGGCGGGATGTGGCGCAGCTTGATGAAAAGGGGGTGATCCGCGCGACGGTGGAAAGTGTCGCCGAGAACACGGTCGACGGGGTGACCGCGCCGCTCTTCTTCGCCTTTCTCGGCGGAGGGCCGGCGGCGATCGCCTACCGGGCGGCCAACACCCTCGACTCGATGGTCGGCTACCGCCACGCCCCTTATACCGAGATCGGATGGGCCTCGGCCCGGTTCGACGACCTTCTCAATCTTCTGCCGGCGCGGCTGACGGCAGCGGTGATGCCGCTTGCCGGAATCTTTCTTGGCGGGTCGATCCTGAGAGGCTACCGCGCGCTCCTCCGGGATGGGAGAAAACATGACAGCCCCAACTCCGGTCTTCCGGAGGCGGCGATGGCCGGGCTGCTCGGGGTCCGGCTGGGGGGGCCGCACTGGTACCGGGAGAGGCATTATCCCTCTCCCTGGATCGGCTTCGATCGCCGTCCGATCGCTCCGGGGGATATCGTCAAAGCGATCGGGGTGATGGCGATAACGACGTTGATTCTGTTCCTTCTCTTTTCATGGATGAGGTGGACTGTTGCCGGATAA
- the bluB gene encoding 5,6-dimethylbenzimidazole synthase, with protein MPDKTDHDLGGMVGGSNGNHAFPGPLKQGVYEAIYRRRDIRRFLPDPIPEEILLRILNAGHQAGSVGLMQPWNFVVIQDRSIKAKIKSVFLECNRAAAKVYAGERRVMYDGLKLEGIAEAPINLCVTCDPIRKGPHVLGTRTMPETAVYSTVCAIQNLWLAARAEGVGMGWVSILDPKEVKAALSIPNPIVLVAYLCLGYVESFPEIPVLENVGWEKRFPLEKVLYWNRWGGSQGE; from the coding sequence TTGCCGGATAAAACCGACCATGACCTCGGGGGAATGGTTGGAGGTAGCAACGGAAACCATGCCTTCCCCGGCCCGCTGAAGCAGGGGGTCTACGAGGCGATTTACCGGCGGAGGGATATACGGCGGTTTTTGCCCGATCCAATTCCGGAGGAAATCCTTCTCCGTATTCTGAACGCGGGCCATCAGGCCGGTTCGGTCGGGCTGATGCAGCCGTGGAACTTTGTCGTGATTCAGGACCGGTCGATCAAGGCGAAGATCAAGTCGGTTTTTTTGGAGTGCAACCGGGCGGCGGCGAAAGTCTATGCGGGGGAGCGGCGGGTGATGTACGACGGTCTGAAGTTGGAGGGGATTGCGGAGGCGCCGATCAATCTCTGTGTGACGTGCGACCCGATCCGGAAGGGGCCGCATGTCCTCGGCACCCGGACCATGCCGGAGACGGCGGTCTATTCGACCGTCTGCGCAATCCAGAACCTCTGGCTGGCGGCGAGGGCCGAGGGGGTCGGGATGGGATGGGTCAGCATTCTCGACCCGAAAGAGGTGAAGGCCGCTCTTTCGATTCCCAATCCGATCGTCCTGGTCGCCTATCTCTGTCTGGGGTATGTCGAGTCGTTTCCGGAAATTCCGGTGCTGGAAAATGTCGGATGGGAGAAGCGGTTTCCGTTGGAGAAGGTTCTTTATTGGAATCGTTGGGGAGGTTCGCAAGGGGAATGA
- a CDS encoding sirohydrochlorin chelatase, protein MMTQEILLLIGHGSRDAEGNQEFLEMVRQLREKNPHRRIDAAFIELSEPDIQTVLDGYADPAPKMVWIMPVLFFAAGHSKVEIPEIVNEARRRLPHVAFHYGAPLGIHPILLDIVHERVVAAERAASLLPNGLGSGAATREETAILVIGRGSSDPDANGDLHKIARLYWERYSYGWVESCFIGVTQPDLPTGLKRCVRLGAKRIIAIPYFIFTGVLIKRIHRIISEEQASHPEAEMIVGDYLGRHPALLTLIEERFEAIRKGPVLMNCDLCKYRVHDLVSQTHSEGRNH, encoded by the coding sequence ATGATGACGCAGGAGATTTTGCTTCTGATCGGCCATGGGAGCCGGGACGCGGAAGGAAACCAGGAGTTCCTGGAGATGGTCCGGCAGCTCCGGGAGAAGAATCCGCACCGGCGGATCGATGCCGCGTTCATCGAACTGTCCGAGCCCGATATCCAGACGGTGCTCGACGGCTATGCCGATCCCGCGCCGAAAATGGTCTGGATCATGCCGGTCTTGTTCTTTGCCGCCGGGCATTCCAAGGTCGAGATCCCTGAGATCGTCAATGAGGCCCGGCGCCGCCTCCCTCATGTGGCGTTTCACTACGGCGCCCCGCTGGGAATCCATCCGATCCTGCTCGATATCGTCCACGAGCGGGTCGTCGCGGCGGAGCGGGCGGCTTCCCTCCTCCCTAATGGCCTCGGATCAGGGGCGGCCACCCGAGAGGAGACCGCGATCCTCGTCATCGGCCGGGGCAGCTCCGACCCCGATGCCAACGGCGACCTGCACAAGATCGCCCGGCTTTATTGGGAGCGGTATTCCTACGGATGGGTGGAGAGCTGTTTCATCGGGGTGACGCAGCCCGATCTTCCCACCGGCTTGAAGCGCTGTGTCCGATTGGGAGCAAAGCGAATCATCGCCATTCCTTATTTCATCTTCACGGGCGTTTTGATCAAGCGGATTCACCGGATCATTTCGGAAGAGCAAGCAAGTCATCCCGAGGCGGAGATGATCGTCGGAGATTATTTGGGCCGGCACCCCGCCCTGCTGACCCTGATCGAGGAGCGCTTCGAGGCGATCCGCAAAGGACCGGTGTTGATGAATTGCGATCTTTGTAAATATCGAGTCCATGATCTGGTTTCGCAAACCCATTCTGAGGGGAGGAATCACTGA
- a CDS encoding precorrin-8X methylmutase codes for MFPKIIDPEKIEEESFRIIEAEVGPHPFSVSEFQIARRVIHATADFEFTKTIRFHPEAIASGINALRSGASIVADVEMIQSGISKVGLKPFGGGVHCYISDEDVVASAKSLGITRAICAMRKAAKTDAAVYAVGNAPTALFELIRLVHEGLISPALIVGVPVGFVSAVESKDALLGIKTPFITALGRKGGTPVAVAIVNALLRLAR; via the coding sequence ATGTTTCCGAAAATCATCGACCCTGAAAAAATCGAGGAAGAAAGCTTTCGAATCATCGAGGCGGAGGTCGGACCGCACCCATTCTCGGTGTCGGAGTTCCAAATCGCCCGGCGCGTCATCCATGCCACGGCCGATTTCGAGTTTACAAAAACGATCCGGTTCCATCCGGAGGCGATTGCAAGCGGGATCAACGCATTACGAAGCGGCGCTTCGATCGTCGCCGATGTAGAGATGATCCAGTCGGGAATCAGTAAAGTAGGGCTGAAGCCGTTCGGAGGCGGGGTGCATTGCTACATCTCCGATGAGGACGTTGTCGCTTCGGCCAAATCGCTCGGGATCACGCGGGCGATCTGCGCGATGAGAAAGGCGGCGAAAACCGACGCCGCCGTTTATGCCGTCGGAAATGCCCCCACCGCGCTTTTTGAGCTGATTCGTCTCGTGCACGAGGGCCTGATTTCACCCGCCTTGATCGTCGGGGTTCCGGTCGGGTTCGTCTCCGCCGTCGAGTCAAAAGATGCGCTGCTTGGAATTAAAACACCCTTCATTACGGCCCTGGGAAGAAAGGGGGGAACGCCGGTGGCGGTGGCAATCGTTAACGCGTTGCTGAGACTCGCGCGGTAA
- a CDS encoding cobalt-precorrin-5B (C(1))-methyltransferase, giving the protein MEGKKGTRTGYSTGACATAATKGALLALLHQQPVGDVEIALPLGQWVRFPIAQCEIGPTEATCGVIKDAGDDPDVTHGATIRATVSFIETPGAVLLEAGEGVGRVTQPGLGLPVGAPDITRVPRKMMTEVAEALAAAQLKERGVKVVLSVPGGEEMAKKTELIRLGVLGGIGILGTTGIVRPYSTAAFRAGIGVAVASAAARGYRHLVLTTGGMSEKFARRSIDLPEGAFIQMGDFVGYALEQCAKRGISQVTISGMIGKLSKMAMGKMMTHAAGSDVDTGFLAQLAAMSGAPEEVVEEILRANTARQVAEIVQARGLVPFFDRLAQRVCEACRRHVKGELDIECLLTDFEGNIIGRGSAGK; this is encoded by the coding sequence ATGGAAGGAAAAAAGGGGACACGGACCGGTTATTCCACCGGGGCCTGCGCGACGGCGGCGACGAAGGGGGCACTGCTTGCGCTGCTCCATCAGCAGCCGGTCGGAGACGTCGAGATCGCCCTTCCGCTGGGACAGTGGGTGCGCTTCCCGATCGCTCAATGCGAGATCGGACCGACGGAGGCAACCTGTGGGGTGATCAAAGATGCGGGGGATGATCCCGACGTGACCCACGGTGCGACGATCCGCGCGACGGTCTCTTTCATCGAGACGCCGGGGGCGGTTCTGCTGGAAGCGGGCGAGGGGGTCGGGCGGGTGACCCAGCCGGGGCTCGGACTCCCGGTGGGAGCGCCCGATATCACCCGCGTTCCCCGGAAGATGATGACCGAAGTGGCGGAGGCGCTAGCCGCGGCGCAGTTGAAAGAGAGAGGGGTCAAGGTCGTTCTCTCCGTTCCGGGCGGAGAGGAGATGGCGAAGAAGACCGAACTGATCCGGCTCGGCGTCCTCGGCGGAATCGGGATCTTGGGAACCACCGGGATCGTCCGCCCCTATTCGACGGCCGCTTTCCGGGCCGGGATTGGCGTGGCGGTTGCCTCCGCCGCGGCGCGCGGGTACCGGCATTTGGTTCTCACCACCGGCGGGATGAGCGAAAAATTCGCCCGCCGCTCGATCGATCTTCCGGAGGGGGCCTTCATTCAGATGGGGGATTTCGTCGGCTACGCCCTGGAGCAGTGCGCGAAGCGGGGGATTTCACAGGTGACGATCTCCGGGATGATCGGAAAGCTCTCGAAGATGGCGATGGGGAAGATGATGACCCACGCCGCCGGCTCCGATGTCGATACCGGCTTCCTTGCGCAGCTCGCCGCGATGTCCGGCGCGCCGGAAGAGGTTGTGGAAGAGATCCTGCGGGCCAATACGGCGCGGCAGGTGGCGGAGATCGTCCAGGCGCGGGGACTCGTCCCCTTTTTCGACCGGCTCGCTCAGAGGGTTTGCGAGGCATGCCGCCGCCATGTCAAGGGGGAGTTGGATATTGAATGCCTTCTGACCGATTTTGAGGGGAATATCATTGGAAGGGGAAGCGCAGGAAAATAA